In one window of Halomarina pelagica DNA:
- a CDS encoding sulfatase, whose amino-acid sequence MSGPNVAVVVLDTARGRDTVPAAASPMPRLASLATAGTEFTNAFSPAPWTLPAHASLFTGTYPSRHGAHGGHTVLDGSLPTLAEAFRDAGYETVGVSNNTWITEEFGFDRGFDTLRRGWQYVQSDVDLGEVVRAEHPRAKLRALRARLFDGNPFVNAVNVLYNELADDEGAERTTSWVEGWLRGRDPGDAPFFLFLNYIEPHVEYRPPREFAEPYLPPGASYEEATAIRQDPRAYDVGDYSIDEREFDMLRALYLGELAALDEHLGRLRAALAAAGEWEDTVFVVLGDHGENVGDHGLFGHQYDLHDTLLHVPFVVHGGGFGAARRTELVQTLDLVPTLLDAADVDAPRLRAEAQGRSLHPSADDPPRSAVYAEYLGPQPSPEALEARFGSIPDRVRAFDRTLRAVRTREEKYIRGSDGTEWLYRVDGDPEERTNLADDEPERTRALAARLDDWVGSFEHADAETGDVSMSAGTRARLTDLGYL is encoded by the coding sequence ATGAGCGGACCGAACGTCGCGGTGGTCGTGCTCGACACCGCCCGGGGTCGCGACACCGTCCCGGCCGCCGCGTCACCGATGCCGAGGCTGGCCTCGCTCGCCACCGCCGGCACCGAGTTCACGAACGCCTTCTCGCCCGCGCCGTGGACGCTGCCGGCGCACGCCTCGCTGTTCACCGGGACGTACCCCTCCAGACACGGCGCTCACGGGGGCCACACCGTCCTCGACGGCTCGTTGCCCACGCTGGCGGAGGCGTTCCGCGATGCGGGCTACGAGACGGTCGGCGTGTCGAACAACACGTGGATCACCGAGGAGTTCGGCTTCGATCGGGGGTTCGATACCCTCCGCCGGGGCTGGCAGTACGTCCAGTCGGACGTCGACCTCGGGGAGGTGGTCCGCGCGGAGCACCCGCGAGCGAAGCTCCGCGCGCTCCGCGCCCGGCTGTTCGACGGTAACCCGTTCGTGAACGCCGTGAACGTGCTGTACAACGAACTCGCGGACGACGAGGGCGCGGAGCGGACGACCTCGTGGGTGGAGGGGTGGCTGCGAGGCCGCGACCCGGGGGACGCGCCGTTCTTCCTCTTTCTCAACTACATCGAGCCGCACGTCGAGTACCGACCGCCGCGGGAGTTCGCGGAACCGTACCTGCCGCCGGGCGCGAGTTACGAGGAGGCGACGGCGATCAGGCAGGACCCGCGGGCCTACGACGTCGGCGACTACTCGATCGACGAGCGGGAGTTCGACATGCTCCGCGCCCTCTACCTCGGCGAACTGGCGGCGCTCGACGAGCACCTCGGCCGACTGCGGGCGGCGCTCGCGGCGGCCGGCGAGTGGGAGGACACCGTGTTCGTCGTGCTCGGCGATCACGGCGAGAACGTCGGCGACCACGGCCTCTTCGGCCACCAGTACGACCTCCACGACACCCTGCTGCACGTCCCGTTCGTCGTCCACGGCGGCGGATTCGGTGCCGCCCGCCGGACCGAACTGGTGCAGACGCTCGACCTCGTCCCGACCCTGCTCGACGCGGCGGACGTCGACGCCCCGCGCCTGCGCGCGGAGGCGCAGGGTCGGTCGCTCCACCCGAGCGCGGACGACCCGCCGCGCTCCGCGGTCTACGCGGAGTACCTCGGACCGCAACCGTCGCCGGAGGCGCTCGAAGCGCGCTTCGGGTCGATCCCCGACCGCGTCCGCGCGTTCGACCGGACGCTCCGGGCCGTCCGCACGCGGGAGGAGAAGTACATCCGGGGGTCCGACGGGACCGAGTGGCTCTACCGGGTCGACGGGGACCCGGAGGAGCGGACGAACCTCGCGGACGACGAACCGGAGCGCACGCGGGCGCTCGCCGCCCGACTGGACGACTGGGTGGGGTCGTTCGAGCACGCCGACGCCGAGACCGGCGACGTGTCGATGTCCGCCGGGACCCGCGCTCGCCTCACCGACCTCGGGTACCTGTAA
- a CDS encoding AEC family transporter, translating to MALVSIFTSAIAPIIAIGAVGYVLGRTRNLDVDPLNTVVVYVFAPALVFHSLATTTLDAATVTKLVVGVTAFVLVMIALAAAVGRFAADGEPLFSAFVLTSAFANCGNFGIPLSTFAFGAVGRSTAVLFTAVQSVIMYTVGVYIASRSGGGNPLRGVRHVFAIPLVYAVVAAVGLRWLGVLPPPDGSAMRTLKLVGDSAIPLMLVMLGSELTGTDVRAALGSVSAVNVLKLVVAPAVAVVVVLALDPANSTAAKVFVLECATPVAITPLILLVEFGPETEGLSGGEFVSAAVLTSTLLSVVTLTALIALLQSGVLL from the coding sequence GTGGCGCTCGTCTCGATTTTCACGTCGGCCATCGCGCCGATCATCGCCATCGGCGCGGTGGGCTACGTCCTCGGTCGGACGCGGAACCTCGACGTCGATCCCCTGAACACCGTCGTCGTCTACGTCTTCGCGCCGGCGCTCGTCTTCCACAGCCTCGCGACGACGACACTCGACGCCGCCACCGTCACGAAACTCGTCGTCGGCGTCACCGCGTTCGTCCTCGTCATGATCGCACTCGCGGCGGCGGTCGGTCGGTTCGCCGCCGACGGCGAACCGCTGTTCAGCGCGTTCGTGCTGACGAGCGCCTTCGCTAACTGCGGCAACTTCGGCATCCCGCTGTCGACGTTCGCGTTCGGCGCGGTCGGGCGGAGCACCGCCGTGCTCTTCACGGCCGTCCAGAGCGTCATCATGTACACCGTCGGCGTCTACATCGCCTCGCGGAGCGGCGGCGGAAACCCGTTGCGCGGCGTCCGCCACGTGTTCGCCATCCCGCTCGTCTACGCCGTCGTCGCCGCCGTCGGACTGCGCTGGCTGGGCGTCCTCCCACCCCCGGACGGCAGCGCGATGCGGACGCTGAAGCTCGTCGGCGACAGCGCCATCCCGCTCATGCTCGTCATGCTCGGGAGCGAACTCACCGGAACCGACGTGCGCGCGGCGCTCGGCAGCGTGAGCGCCGTCAACGTCCTGAAACTCGTCGTCGCACCCGCGGTCGCCGTGGTCGTCGTCCTCGCGCTCGATCCCGCCAACTCGACCGCGGCGAAGGTATTCGTCCTCGAGTGCGCGACGCCCGTCGCGATCACGCCGCTCATCCTGCTCGTCGAGTTCGGCCCCGAGACGGAGGGGCTGTCGGGCGGGGAGTTCGTCAGCGCCGCCGTGCTCACCTCGACGCTGCTGAGCGTGGTGACGCTGACGGCGCTCATCGCGCTCCTCCAGTCCGGCGTCCTCCTGTGA
- a CDS encoding sulfatase-like hydrolase/transferase, with translation MPDRRPNVLFLLTDQERADLVSPDGLPVETPAVDRLRREGTWFDRAYTPISICTSARASLLTGLYPHAHGMLNNSHEADAIRRDLPTDLPTFGELLADAGYENSYVGKWHVGQDRGPESFGFDYFGGSDRHHDDLDDLFDRYRESLGVEVGASDLEDPIYTAGEDPTLVAATTPAPPEATRAYFLAERTIDALERWAAADGDGPFFHRTDFLGPHHPYVVPEPYASMYDPDEIESWATYAETFDGKPRAHANYADYRGVAGFDWDTWAEAAAKYFGFMTFIDEQMGRVLDALDEFGLAEGTAVVHASDHGDFTGSHRQFNKGPLMYEETYRIPLVVRQPGVVEPGTRSDAFVRLHDLMPTFLDWAGVPVPEGLHARSLTPLLDGAVPDDWPDSTYAQYHGDEFGLYSQRMVRTERYKFVYNAPDRNELYDLRADPGELRNLTDHPHYDEVEDEMSALLVEWMEAVDDPLRRWVPKTLR, from the coding sequence ATGCCCGACCGGAGGCCCAACGTCCTGTTTCTGCTGACCGACCAGGAGCGCGCCGACCTGGTCTCGCCCGACGGCCTGCCCGTCGAGACGCCGGCCGTCGACCGCCTGCGCCGGGAGGGGACGTGGTTCGACCGGGCGTACACCCCGATCAGCATCTGCACGAGCGCGCGGGCCTCGCTGCTGACGGGGCTGTACCCCCACGCCCACGGCATGCTGAACAACAGCCACGAGGCCGACGCGATCCGGCGGGACCTCCCGACCGACCTCCCCACGTTCGGCGAACTGCTCGCCGACGCGGGCTACGAGAACAGCTACGTCGGGAAGTGGCACGTCGGCCAGGACCGGGGACCGGAGTCGTTCGGCTTCGACTACTTCGGCGGCAGCGACAGGCACCACGACGACCTCGACGACCTGTTCGACCGGTACCGCGAGTCGCTCGGCGTCGAGGTCGGGGCGTCCGACCTGGAGGATCCGATCTACACGGCGGGCGAGGACCCGACGCTCGTCGCCGCGACGACCCCCGCGCCCCCCGAGGCGACGCGGGCGTACTTCCTCGCCGAGCGGACCATCGACGCCCTGGAGCGGTGGGCGGCGGCCGACGGCGACGGGCCGTTCTTCCACCGGACGGACTTCCTCGGGCCGCACCACCCTTACGTCGTCCCCGAACCGTACGCGTCGATGTACGATCCCGACGAGATCGAGTCGTGGGCGACGTACGCGGAGACGTTCGACGGCAAGCCCCGGGCGCACGCGAACTACGCCGACTACCGCGGCGTCGCGGGCTTCGACTGGGACACCTGGGCGGAAGCCGCGGCGAAGTACTTCGGCTTCATGACGTTCATCGACGAGCAGATGGGCCGCGTGCTCGACGCGCTCGACGAGTTCGGCCTCGCGGAGGGGACGGCGGTCGTCCACGCCTCCGACCACGGCGACTTCACGGGGAGCCACCGGCAGTTCAACAAGGGGCCGCTGATGTACGAGGAGACCTATCGGATCCCGCTCGTCGTCCGGCAGCCGGGCGTCGTCGAGCCGGGGACGCGGTCGGACGCGTTCGTCCGCCTCCATGACCTGATGCCGACGTTCCTCGACTGGGCCGGCGTCCCGGTTCCGGAGGGCCTCCACGCGCGGAGTCTCACGCCGCTGCTCGACGGCGCGGTGCCGGACGACTGGCCCGATTCGACGTACGCGCAGTACCACGGCGACGAGTTCGGCCTCTACTCCCAGCGGATGGTCCGGACGGAGCGCTACAAGTTCGTCTACAACGCACCGGACCGGAACGAGCTGTACGACCTCCGCGCGGACCCGGGCGAGTTGCGGAACCTGACCGACCATCCCCACTACGACGAGGTCGAAGACGAGATGAGCGCGCTGCTGGTCGAGTGGATGGAAGCGGTGGACGACCCCCTCCGCCGCTGGGTGCCGAAGACGCTGCGGTGA
- the pan2 gene encoding proteasome-activating nucleotidase Pan2: MSRSPSIPDRPQLELDPEMSQRERLDALLDHFSRLSAVNEQLEEQLDDAQSRRNALRDDVDELQRENEALKSAARYIATVEELTDDEAVLKQHGNNQEVLTDTPPRLRDGLEVGDRVAINDSFTIQHVLEQETDARAQAMEVTARPEVTYDDIGGLDEQILEVREAVEEPLLDPGQFEAVGVDPPAGVLLYGPPGTGKTMLAKAVANETDATFIKMAGSELVQKFIGEGARLVRDLFELASEREPAVIFIDEIDAIASKRTDSKTSGDAEVQRTMMQLLSEMDGFDDRGDIRIIAATNRFDMLDRAILRPGRFDRLIEVPEPGPEGRTRILEIHTEGMDLDDDVDFATLADRTEGLSGADLASLVTEAGMFAIRDDRTQVRMTDFEAAHEKITGDDDSPGTPVAFY, from the coding sequence ATGTCACGCAGCCCCTCGATACCGGATCGCCCCCAGCTCGAACTCGATCCGGAGATGTCGCAGCGAGAGCGACTCGACGCGCTGCTGGATCACTTCAGCCGCCTGTCGGCGGTCAACGAGCAGCTCGAGGAGCAACTCGACGACGCCCAGTCGCGTCGGAACGCGCTGCGCGACGACGTCGACGAACTCCAGCGCGAGAACGAGGCGCTCAAGTCGGCCGCGCGGTACATCGCCACGGTCGAGGAACTCACCGACGACGAGGCGGTGCTCAAGCAACACGGCAACAACCAGGAGGTCCTGACGGACACGCCGCCGCGCCTGCGCGACGGCCTGGAGGTCGGCGACCGCGTCGCGATCAACGACTCGTTCACGATCCAGCACGTCCTCGAACAGGAGACCGACGCCCGGGCGCAGGCGATGGAGGTCACGGCGCGGCCCGAGGTCACCTACGACGACATCGGCGGTCTCGACGAACAGATACTCGAAGTGCGCGAGGCCGTCGAGGAACCCCTGCTCGACCCCGGCCAGTTCGAGGCCGTCGGCGTCGACCCGCCGGCGGGGGTACTGCTGTACGGCCCGCCCGGCACGGGCAAGACGATGCTCGCGAAGGCCGTCGCCAACGAGACCGACGCGACGTTCATCAAGATGGCCGGCTCCGAACTCGTCCAGAAGTTCATCGGCGAGGGGGCGCGACTCGTGCGCGACCTGTTCGAACTGGCGAGCGAGCGCGAACCGGCGGTGATCTTCATCGACGAGATCGACGCGATCGCGTCGAAGCGGACCGACTCGAAGACCTCGGGCGACGCGGAGGTCCAGCGCACCATGATGCAACTGCTCTCGGAGATGGACGGCTTCGACGACCGCGGCGACATCCGCATCATCGCGGCGACGAACCGCTTCGACATGCTCGACCGCGCCATCCTCCGTCCCGGCCGCTTCGACCGCCTCATCGAAGTACCCGAACCCGGCCCCGAGGGGCGAACGCGCATCCTCGAGATCCACACCGAGGGGATGGACCTCGACGACGACGTCGACTTCGCGACGCTCGCGGACCGCACCGAGGGACTCAGCGGCGCGGACCTCGCCAGCCTCGTCACCGAGGCGGGGATGTTCGCCATCCGCGACGACAGAACCCAGGTACGCATGACGGACTTCGAGGCCGCCCACGAGAAGATCACCGGAGACGACGACTCGCCGGGGACCCCGGTCGCGTTCTACTAA
- the truA gene encoding tRNA pseudouridine(38-40) synthase TruA, giving the protein MRAFRIAYDGTSYFGYQRQPDVPTVEGELFAALARLGVHDTDDSRPAGYAAAGRTDAGVSAVAQTVALDAPEWLTPRALNGELPADVRAWASADAPADFHARHDATRRGYAYHLHAPDANVERASRVLDRLSGTHDFHNLTPDDEGTRRTLDAALDVEGPYLVVRVESPGFARQLVRRIVGLVADVARGEREVAVVDRALSGEVLSGPEGVAPAPPEPLVLTRVTYPDLDFVVDERAAESVEGVFEARRVERLTGARVAATVLEGVSGGPRRSDDEIV; this is encoded by the coding sequence ATGCGAGCGTTCCGGATCGCGTACGACGGGACGTCCTACTTCGGCTACCAGCGCCAGCCGGACGTTCCGACCGTCGAGGGCGAACTGTTCGCCGCGCTCGCTCGCCTCGGCGTCCACGACACCGACGATAGCCGACCGGCGGGCTACGCCGCCGCCGGCCGCACCGACGCGGGCGTCTCCGCGGTGGCGCAGACGGTCGCGCTCGACGCGCCGGAGTGGCTCACCCCACGCGCGCTGAACGGCGAACTCCCCGCCGACGTGCGCGCGTGGGCGAGCGCGGACGCGCCGGCTGACTTCCACGCCCGACACGACGCGACGCGACGGGGGTACGCCTACCACCTCCACGCGCCCGACGCGAACGTCGAACGGGCGTCCCGCGTCCTGGATCGGCTCTCCGGGACGCACGACTTCCACAACCTCACGCCCGACGACGAGGGGACGCGCCGGACGCTCGACGCCGCGCTGGACGTCGAGGGACCGTACCTCGTGGTCCGCGTTGAGTCGCCCGGGTTCGCGCGACAACTCGTCCGCCGGATCGTCGGGCTGGTCGCCGACGTCGCGCGGGGAGAGCGCGAGGTCGCCGTCGTCGATCGAGCGCTCTCGGGGGAGGTGCTCTCCGGTCCGGAGGGCGTCGCCCCCGCGCCGCCCGAACCGCTCGTGCTGACCCGCGTGACGTACCCCGACCTCGACTTCGTCGTCGACGAACGGGCGGCCGAGAGCGTCGAGGGGGTGTTCGAGGCGCGACGCGTCGAGCGGTTGACGGGCGCACGGGTGGCGGCGACGGTGCTCGAAGGGGTCAGCGGTGGGCCGCGTCGATCGGACGACGAGATCGTCTGA
- the hisS gene encoding histidine--tRNA ligase — translation MYERIKGFRDFYPGAMAAHREVVDTVESAVAGYGFREIATPALERTQLYVDKSGEEIVEELYSFTDHGGREVSLTPELTPTVARMVVERQQELSKPIKWYSTRPFWRYEEPQQGRFREFYQTNVDIFGSDAPESDAEILAAAADALTACGLDDDDFEFRVSHRDILGGVLRSMDADVDVPAAIRAVDKSEKLERAAYHDLLVDAGLDLAQAESFADLLDAGDLDAVVEFAGTDDVAAAVENLREVLAAAEDFGARRYCTLSLDTARGLDYYTGVVFECFDSTGEVGRAVFGGGRYDDLIESFGGQPTPAVGFAVGVMNSTLPLLLQRAGVWPEEAVSTDYYVLSVGDTRPVAAEIARDLRARGNVVEADVAGRSFGAQMGYADSINAETVVIVGERDLENDEVTVKDMESGDQTAVPVDEFPGERDRPTYDDYV, via the coding sequence ATGTACGAGCGCATCAAGGGGTTCCGCGACTTCTACCCCGGCGCGATGGCCGCCCACCGGGAGGTCGTCGACACGGTCGAGTCGGCCGTCGCCGGCTACGGCTTCCGCGAGATCGCCACGCCCGCCCTCGAACGCACGCAGCTGTACGTCGACAAGAGCGGCGAGGAGATCGTCGAGGAACTGTACTCCTTCACCGACCACGGCGGCCGCGAGGTGTCGCTGACGCCCGAGCTGACGCCGACGGTGGCGCGGATGGTCGTCGAGCGCCAGCAGGAGCTGTCGAAGCCCATCAAGTGGTACTCGACGCGCCCGTTCTGGCGCTACGAGGAGCCCCAGCAGGGCCGGTTCCGCGAGTTCTACCAGACGAACGTCGACATCTTCGGCTCCGACGCGCCCGAGTCCGACGCGGAGATCCTCGCGGCCGCCGCGGACGCGCTCACCGCCTGCGGCCTCGACGACGACGACTTCGAATTCCGCGTCTCTCACCGCGACATCCTCGGGGGCGTCCTCCGGTCGATGGACGCCGACGTGGACGTGCCGGCGGCCATCCGCGCCGTCGACAAGAGCGAGAAGCTAGAGCGCGCGGCGTACCACGACCTGCTCGTGGACGCGGGGCTCGACCTCGCCCAGGCGGAGTCGTTCGCGGACCTGCTGGACGCGGGCGACCTCGACGCGGTGGTCGAGTTCGCGGGGACCGACGATGTGGCGGCGGCCGTCGAGAACCTGCGCGAAGTGCTCGCGGCCGCCGAGGACTTCGGCGCGCGGCGGTACTGCACGCTCTCGCTCGATACGGCCCGCGGGCTTGACTACTACACGGGCGTCGTCTTCGAGTGCTTCGACTCCACCGGCGAGGTCGGGCGGGCGGTCTTCGGCGGCGGGCGCTACGACGACCTCATCGAGAGCTTCGGCGGCCAGCCCACGCCCGCGGTCGGCTTCGCCGTCGGCGTGATGAACTCGACGCTCCCCCTCCTGCTCCAGCGCGCGGGCGTCTGGCCCGAGGAGGCCGTCTCGACGGACTACTACGTGCTCTCGGTGGGCGACACCCGACCCGTCGCCGCCGAGATCGCCCGCGACCTGCGCGCGCGCGGCAACGTCGTCGAGGCGGACGTCGCGGGGCGAAGCTTCGGCGCGCAGATGGGCTACGCCGACTCGATCAACGCGGAGACGGTCGTCATCGTCGGCGAGCGCGACCTGGAGAACGACGAGGTGACGGTGAAGGACATGGAGAGCGGCGACCAGACGGCGGTCCCCGTGGACGAATTCCCCGGCGAGCGCGACCGTCCGACCTACGACGACTACGTGTGA
- a CDS encoding pyruvoyl-dependent arginine decarboxylase produces MGLIRVVRGTANAPTRMASYDAALAEAGIHNYNLVAVSSVIPTGAHVERVGTAPDLGPAGERLTVVEARATVESGTAVAGLAWATEADGRGIFYEAGGIDELEVRARLEEGLAAGKALRDWTFVDEGRELVAVDAASDGYATAVALAVYGESAPLL; encoded by the coding sequence ATGGGACTGATTCGGGTCGTGCGGGGCACGGCGAACGCACCCACGCGGATGGCGTCCTACGACGCCGCGCTGGCGGAGGCGGGGATCCACAACTACAACCTCGTGGCCGTCTCGTCGGTGATCCCCACGGGAGCGCACGTAGAGCGCGTCGGCACCGCCCCGGACCTCGGACCGGCGGGAGAACGCCTGACCGTGGTCGAGGCGCGCGCGACCGTCGAGTCCGGGACCGCCGTGGCGGGGCTGGCCTGGGCCACCGAGGCCGACGGCCGGGGGATCTTCTACGAGGCCGGCGGGATCGACGAGTTGGAGGTGCGAGCGCGCCTCGAGGAGGGGCTGGCCGCCGGGAAGGCGCTCCGCGACTGGACGTTCGTCGACGAGGGGCGCGAACTCGTCGCCGTCGACGCCGCGAGCGACGGCTACGCGACCGCCGTCGCGCTCGCGGTCTACGGCGAGAGCGCGCCGCTCCTCTGA
- the pepF gene encoding oligoendopeptidase F translates to MSTVPDRSEIAEEHKWDLGDIFASDEEWEVAFEEAEALIEDLAAYEGRTTEDAATLREVLDAYERTMRAVSNVAAYARMRSDEDTRDQEYQALFARAQSLTSRAQSASSYIEPELQAESRETIEAYVEEEPELGEYEHYFDDVLRMKPHTRSTEVENLLAELGEVTGAAGEVYTMLTNADMEFPTVEDPDGEPVEITQSNFTKLLKHPNREFRQTVHESFYEEWATVRNAVGVAYKNSVKADVKLAKARNYDTAREAALDGPNVPVEVYDTLVEAVRENLGTLHAHAELKRDVLGVDELEMWDLYAPLAEGESPEVPYDEAAEHVIEAVAPLGEDYQRRLAEGLESRWVDVYENAGKRAGAYSGGTYDSQPYILLNYQDDIASMFTLAHELGHSLHSDLTSEEQPYVYSGYEIFVAEVASTVNEALLTHHLLETVEDERFRGHVLDEYLERFRSTLLRQTMFAEFEHAAHELAEEGEALTPDRLDEIYGDLKRAYYEPARVDEHITREWMRIPHFYRAFYVYQYATGISAAVALVDRILDEGEPAAADYLRFLRSGSREYPLDLLRDAGVDMSSRDPIETALSTYEEYVSEFARLT, encoded by the coding sequence ATGAGTACCGTCCCCGACCGAAGCGAGATCGCCGAGGAGCACAAGTGGGACCTCGGCGACATCTTCGCGAGCGACGAGGAGTGGGAGGTCGCCTTCGAGGAGGCGGAGGCGCTCATCGAGGACCTGGCCGCCTACGAGGGGCGGACGACCGAGGACGCCGCCACGCTCCGCGAGGTGCTCGACGCCTACGAGCGGACGATGCGCGCCGTCTCGAACGTTGCCGCCTACGCCCGGATGCGCTCCGACGAGGACACCCGCGATCAGGAGTACCAGGCGCTGTTCGCCAGGGCGCAGTCGCTCACGTCGCGCGCTCAGAGCGCGTCGAGTTACATCGAGCCCGAACTCCAGGCGGAGAGCCGCGAGACCATCGAGGCGTACGTCGAGGAGGAGCCGGAACTGGGGGAGTACGAGCACTACTTCGACGACGTGCTCCGGATGAAGCCCCACACCCGCTCGACCGAGGTCGAGAACCTCCTCGCCGAACTGGGCGAGGTGACGGGCGCGGCCGGCGAGGTCTACACGATGCTGACGAACGCCGACATGGAGTTCCCCACCGTCGAGGACCCCGACGGCGAACCCGTCGAGATCACCCAGAGCAACTTCACGAAGCTGCTGAAGCACCCGAACCGGGAGTTCCGGCAGACGGTCCACGAGTCGTTCTACGAGGAGTGGGCGACGGTTCGCAACGCGGTCGGCGTGGCGTACAAGAACAGCGTGAAGGCGGACGTGAAGCTCGCCAAGGCGCGGAACTACGACACCGCCCGCGAGGCGGCCCTCGACGGTCCGAACGTCCCCGTCGAGGTGTACGACACGCTCGTCGAGGCCGTCCGCGAGAACCTCGGGACGCTCCACGCGCACGCCGAACTGAAGCGCGACGTGCTCGGCGTCGACGAACTCGAGATGTGGGACCTCTACGCGCCGCTCGCGGAGGGCGAGAGCCCCGAAGTGCCCTACGACGAGGCCGCGGAGCACGTGATCGAGGCGGTCGCACCGCTGGGCGAGGACTACCAGCGACGGCTCGCCGAGGGCCTCGAATCGCGCTGGGTCGACGTCTACGAGAACGCGGGTAAGCGAGCGGGAGCCTACAGCGGCGGGACCTACGACTCCCAGCCGTACATCCTGCTCAACTACCAGGACGACATCGCCTCGATGTTCACGCTGGCCCACGAACTCGGCCACTCGCTCCACTCCGATCTCACCAGCGAGGAGCAGCCGTACGTCTACAGCGGCTACGAGATCTTCGTCGCCGAGGTGGCGAGCACGGTCAACGAGGCGCTGCTGACCCACCACCTGCTCGAGACCGTGGAGGACGAGCGCTTCCGAGGGCACGTCCTCGACGAGTACCTCGAGCGGTTCCGCTCGACGCTGCTCCGCCAGACGATGTTCGCCGAGTTCGAGCACGCCGCCCACGAACTCGCCGAGGAGGGCGAGGCGCTCACGCCGGATCGCCTCGACGAGATCTACGGCGACCTGAAACGCGCCTACTACGAGCCGGCGCGCGTCGACGAGCACATCACCCGCGAGTGGATGCGCATCCCCCACTTCTACCGGGCGTTCTACGTCTACCAGTACGCGACGGGCATCAGCGCCGCCGTGGCGCTGGTCGATCGTATCCTCGACGAGGGCGAACCCGCCGCGGCGGACTACCTGCGCTTCTTGCGTTCGGGGTCGAGGGAGTACCCCCTCGACCTGCTCCGGGACGCCGGCGTCGACATGTCCAGTCGCGACCCCATCGAGACGGCGTTATCGACGTACGAGGAGTACGTGAGCGAGTTCGCTCGTCTGACGTAA
- a CDS encoding DUF5811 family protein — protein MHGNTPHAGRPTEGQFTPEQVETLRADLTAMTEGVRALLPAEFAVGSELREGLDGPEATVAIQPPVGPVVSTGVPTDATEEERTALVHELAAGAAMQVKHAIDDVAPTAG, from the coding sequence ATGCACGGCAACACCCCCCACGCGGGACGTCCGACGGAGGGCCAGTTCACCCCCGAGCAGGTCGAAACGCTGCGTGCGGACCTCACCGCGATGACGGAGGGCGTGCGCGCCCTCCTCCCCGCCGAGTTCGCGGTCGGCTCCGAACTCCGGGAGGGACTCGACGGCCCCGAGGCGACGGTGGCCATCCAGCCACCCGTCGGACCCGTCGTCTCGACCGGCGTTCCCACCGACGCGACCGAGGAGGAGCGGACCGCGCTGGTCCACGAACTCGCCGCCGGAGCCGCGATGCAGGTGAAGCACGCGATCGACGACGTCGCGCCGACGGCCGGATAG